Proteins from a single region of Cydia pomonella isolate Wapato2018A chromosome 13, ilCydPomo1, whole genome shotgun sequence:
- the LOC133524167 gene encoding transmembrane protein 47 isoform X2, which produces MASTTMIETVTITRPLKVIALICGLLVVILMVLGLASADWLMAAGWRQGLFMHCIDPEAPTPLPFDITAQPGCYAARPTSYIKASAGLCVATLAADVCGALLTGLGLRAADHRTKFRYYRFAVLAMSLALMCILIALVIYPVCFAAELNLGNRSVWEFGWAYGVGWGAAIFLFGAVVLLLCDKESEELYYKERKVVHTERPGRP; this is translated from the exons ATGGCTTCAACTACAATGATCGAGACTGTGACTATTACAAGACCGCTCAAG GTCATCGCCCTAATATGTGGTCTGCTAGTTGTGATCCTCATGGTGCTGGGGCTGGCGTCGGCGGACTGGCTGATGGCGGCGGGCTGGCGGCAGGGGCTCTTCATGCACTGCATAGACCCCGAGGCTCCCACGCCGCTGCCATTTGACATCACGGCACAGCCCGGCTGCTACGCTGCCAGGCCTACCTCTTATATTAA GGCGTCGGCGGGGCTGTGCGTGGCGACGCTGGCGGCGGACGTGTGCGGCGCGCTGCTCACGGGGCTGGGGCTGCGCGCCGCCGACCACCGCACTAAGTTCCGCTACTACCGGTTCGCGGTACTCGCCATGTCGCTCGCAC TGATGTGCATCTTAATAGCGCTAGTCATCTACCCGGTGTGCTTCGCCGCAGAACTGAATTTAG GCAACCGATCTGTTTGGGAGTTCGGCTGGGCCTATGGCGTCGGATGGGGCGCCGCCATCTTCCTGTTCGGCGCCGTCGTGCTCCTGCTCTGCGACAAGGAGAGCGAGGAGCTCTACTACAAGGAACGAAAA GTGGTCCACACGGAGCGCCCGGGGCGCCCCTAG
- the LOC133524166 gene encoding uncharacterized protein LOC133524166: protein MQTHGNLTASYLWQPGEFARRMLGERPSPVPPTRELWPPPQQPISISTLHVAYLQDEPYARRASTLPPQPYVPTTIPVEYEHGPRVCNVGTNTEPAPNLLDRMWILLKRKQDDVVVAHSTGRLTAVRETAIDGKEEENPAIKAFNGLKKALSGAKYKIAPGSETVDSPKISYEMPKPGDRMTTTFGARESRSWCKLLSGAECQRRLRTIGDWCSRRPRRPPRRQSHPPRLQITQV, encoded by the coding sequence ATGCAGACACACGGCAACTTGACTGCGAGCTATTTGTGGCAACCGGGGGAGTTCGCCAGGCGGATGCTGGGCGAGCGACCTTCCCCTGTACCTCCGACAAGAGAGCTCTGGCCTCCGCCGCAGCAGCCCATCAGCATCAGCACTCTACACGTCGCTTATCTCCAAGATGAGCCCTACGCGAGACGGGCTTCGACACTCCCCCCACAACCATACGTACCAACCACAATCCCTGTTGAGTACGAGCACGGACCTCGAGTATGCAATGTGGGCACTAATACCGAACCCGCGCCGAATTTACTCGACAGGATGTGGATATTGCTCAAACGTAAACAGGACGATGTCGTTGTCGCTCACTCTACTGGCCGCCTAACCGCCGTCCGAGAAACCGCTATAGAcggaaaagaagaagaaaatccAGCTATAAAAGCGTTCAACGGTCTCAAAAAGGCACTCTCCGGTGCAAAGTACAAAATAGCTCCAGGATCGGAGACTGTAGATAGCCCTAAAATATCATACGAGATGCCGAAACCGGGAGATAGAATGACCACGACCTTTGGAGCTAGAGAGTCAAGGAGTTGGTGTAAGCTGCTTTCGGGAGCTGAGTGTCAGCGGCGACTCCGTACTATAGGAGACTGGTGTTCCCGTAGACCGCGCCGTCCGCCACGAAGACAGTCGCATCCACCTCGGCTACAGATTACCCAGGTCTGA
- the LOC133524167 gene encoding transmembrane protein 47 isoform X1, with translation MQGRAAAGPGGLRSNPRALPPVLPPPPQFASDQEAMPANQIAQVIALICGLLVVILMVLGLASADWLMAAGWRQGLFMHCIDPEAPTPLPFDITAQPGCYAARPTSYIKASAGLCVATLAADVCGALLTGLGLRAADHRTKFRYYRFAVLAMSLALMCILIALVIYPVCFAAELNLGNRSVWEFGWAYGVGWGAAIFLFGAVVLLLCDKESEELYYKERKVVHTERPGRP, from the exons ATGCAGGGGCGCGCGGCCGCAGGCCCGGGCGGGCTCCGCTCCAACCCGCGCGCCCTTCCGCCGgtgctgccgccgccgccccaGTTCGCGAGCGACCAGGAAGCGATGCCGGCCAACCAGATAGCCCAG GTCATCGCCCTAATATGTGGTCTGCTAGTTGTGATCCTCATGGTGCTGGGGCTGGCGTCGGCGGACTGGCTGATGGCGGCGGGCTGGCGGCAGGGGCTCTTCATGCACTGCATAGACCCCGAGGCTCCCACGCCGCTGCCATTTGACATCACGGCACAGCCCGGCTGCTACGCTGCCAGGCCTACCTCTTATATTAA GGCGTCGGCGGGGCTGTGCGTGGCGACGCTGGCGGCGGACGTGTGCGGCGCGCTGCTCACGGGGCTGGGGCTGCGCGCCGCCGACCACCGCACTAAGTTCCGCTACTACCGGTTCGCGGTACTCGCCATGTCGCTCGCAC TGATGTGCATCTTAATAGCGCTAGTCATCTACCCGGTGTGCTTCGCCGCAGAACTGAATTTAG GCAACCGATCTGTTTGGGAGTTCGGCTGGGCCTATGGCGTCGGATGGGGCGCCGCCATCTTCCTGTTCGGCGCCGTCGTGCTCCTGCTCTGCGACAAGGAGAGCGAGGAGCTCTACTACAAGGAACGAAAA GTGGTCCACACGGAGCGCCCGGGGCGCCCCTAG